One window from the genome of Ammospiza nelsoni isolate bAmmNel1 chromosome 16, bAmmNel1.pri, whole genome shotgun sequence encodes:
- the MEIKIN gene encoding meiosis-specific kinetochore protein isoform X3 — MLVRVMRSRFLPAASSVAPKGLKKKFSGKNLPKIKENVEYTEESSSCNQSSQVTGSETTDFKIKEEEPEESSVPLKDSKLINFDNKGSLKNAEVTSSTEITLPTGVSTFLIECLDEDSAADYSTASSSLQTYSSPETFRDDDLERCNFYSMDLGKYKNSTLLDSSKALTIDKIPQMSNLSAILEPVPEDFPNQCTKRKRPSSCYSSSSALSVSATLAGKKLCKITAARERTPDLKSGMRCSSPLGPESKYGTRTAKAKRLKKKESSFNPFEEGSSSFRQLDAPENTSARSKGLTAEVLPTKPTDAVVQMTSTMLIMEENKVLKNPGNAQPLELDLSLSPVCKASPGEDLFLNTTGPFVNSEEIVPASLSSEKEMTPQSPEEKNILKPQCDRREICSIVRMSPDPRPSRLHQVPVNSKKCHLPKGMPEDSITSTKNWIYCKRR, encoded by the exons ATGCTGGTCAGGGTAATGAGGTCAAGATTTTTGCCAGCAGCGTCCTCGGTGGCCCCCAAAG GCCTGAAGAAAAAGTTCAGTGGGAAAAACTTACCaaagattaaagaaaatgttgaaTATACTGAAGAGAGCTCTTCATGCAACCAAAG CAGTCAAGTGACTGGCAGTGAAACAACAGACTTCAAGATAAAAGAAGAGGAGCCAGAAGAAAGCAGTGTACCACTGAAG GATTCCAAACTAATCAACTTTGACAATAAAGGAAGTTTGAAAAATGCTGAAGTGACTTCAA GTACAGAAATTACTCTTCCCACAGGTGTTTCCACCTTCCTCATAGAGTGTTTAGATGAAGATTCAGCTGCAGATTATAGCACTGCTAGCAGCAGCCTGCAAACTTACTCATCCCCTGAAACATTCAGAGATGATGATTTGG AAAGATGCAATTTTTACTCTATGGACCTTGGCAAGTACAAGAACTCTACTCTCCTAGACTCCAGCAAAGCACTGACCATTGATAAGATACCACAgatgtcaaatctttcagcaaTATTAG aaccTGTACCAGAGGATTTTCCAAACCAATGCACAAAAAG AAAGAGACCATCAAGTTGCTATAGCAGTTCTTCAGCATTAAGCGTGTCAGCTACACTTGCAG gaaaaaaactctGTAAAATAACAGCTGCAAGAGAGAGAACTCCAGATCTAAAAAGTGGTATGCGCTGTTCTTCACCATTAGGACCGGAAAGCAAG TATGGTACTCGAACAGCTAAAGCCAAAAggctgaagaaaaaagaaagcagtttcAATCCCTTTGAAGAAGGTTCATCATCATTTAGGCAGCTTGATGCCCCAGAAAACACGTCAGCCCGATCAAAGGGGCTGACAGCAGAAGTTCTGCCAACCAAACCCACAGATGCTGTGGTG CAAATGACTTCCACCATGCTAATCATGGAGGAAAATAAAGTCCTAAAAAATCCTGGTAATGCTCAGCCTCTAGAGCTAGAT CTTAGCCTGTCGCCGGTGTGTAAAGCCTCACCCGGGGAAGACCTGTTCCTGAATACCACAGGCCCTTTTGTTAACTCAGAAGAAATTGTTCCTGCATCTCTGagctcagaaaaagaaatgactCCTCAAAGTccagaagaaaagaatattttaaag CCTCAGTGTGACAGAAGGGAGATCTGCTCCATCGTGAGAATGTCACCAGACCCGAGGCCTTCCCGGCTGCACCAAGTTCCAGTTAACTCCAAAAAGTGCCACCTTCCCAAAGGAATGCCTGAAG attcTATAACGAGTACCAAAAATTGGATCTACTGTAAACGGAGATGA
- the MEIKIN gene encoding meiosis-specific kinetochore protein isoform X2 yields the protein MERERRLRAPFAGKAPRKKRRSSPLPEAAALPGSRAGGSQMCRRRLFGSAGPRGPEPASKRLSRAAAGLGVQEAGPAPAGKGLKKKFSGKNLPKIKENVEYTEESSSCNQSSQVTGSETTDFKIKEEEPEESSVPLKDSKLINFDNKGSLKNAEVTSSTEITLPTGVSTFLIECLDEDSAADYSTASSSLQTYSSPETFRDDDLERCNFYSMDLGKYKNSTLLDSSKALTIDKIPQMSNLSAILEPVPEDFPNQCTKRKRPSSCYSSSSALSVSATLAGKKLCKITAARERTPDLKSGMRCSSPLGPESKYGTRTAKAKRLKKKESSFNPFEEGSSSFRQLDAPENTSARSKGLTAEVLPTKPTDAVVLSLSPVCKASPGEDLFLNTTGPFVNSEEIVPASLSSEKEMTPQSPEEKNILKPQCDRREICSIVRMSPDPRPSRLHQVPVNSKKCHLPKGMPEDSITSTKNWIYCKRR from the exons ATGGAGCGGGAGCGCCGGCTCCGCGCTCCTTTCGCCGGGAAGGCGCCGCGCAAGAAGCGCCGCTCGTCCCCTCTACCGGAGGCGGCCGCTCTCCCGGGCAGCCGGGCCGGCGGCTCCCAGATGTGCCGGCGGCGCCTGTTCGGGAGCGCAGGGCCTCGCGGGCCCGAGCCCGCTTCTAAGCGCCTGtcccgggcggcggcggggctcGGGGTGCAGGAGGCGGGGCCCGCACCGGCGGGAAAAG GCCTGAAGAAAAAGTTCAGTGGGAAAAACTTACCaaagattaaagaaaatgttgaaTATACTGAAGAGAGCTCTTCATGCAACCAAAG CAGTCAAGTGACTGGCAGTGAAACAACAGACTTCAAGATAAAAGAAGAGGAGCCAGAAGAAAGCAGTGTACCACTGAAG GATTCCAAACTAATCAACTTTGACAATAAAGGAAGTTTGAAAAATGCTGAAGTGACTTCAA GTACAGAAATTACTCTTCCCACAGGTGTTTCCACCTTCCTCATAGAGTGTTTAGATGAAGATTCAGCTGCAGATTATAGCACTGCTAGCAGCAGCCTGCAAACTTACTCATCCCCTGAAACATTCAGAGATGATGATTTGG AAAGATGCAATTTTTACTCTATGGACCTTGGCAAGTACAAGAACTCTACTCTCCTAGACTCCAGCAAAGCACTGACCATTGATAAGATACCACAgatgtcaaatctttcagcaaTATTAG aaccTGTACCAGAGGATTTTCCAAACCAATGCACAAAAAG AAAGAGACCATCAAGTTGCTATAGCAGTTCTTCAGCATTAAGCGTGTCAGCTACACTTGCAG gaaaaaaactctGTAAAATAACAGCTGCAAGAGAGAGAACTCCAGATCTAAAAAGTGGTATGCGCTGTTCTTCACCATTAGGACCGGAAAGCAAG TATGGTACTCGAACAGCTAAAGCCAAAAggctgaagaaaaaagaaagcagtttcAATCCCTTTGAAGAAGGTTCATCATCATTTAGGCAGCTTGATGCCCCAGAAAACACGTCAGCCCGATCAAAGGGGCTGACAGCAGAAGTTCTGCCAACCAAACCCACAGATGCTGTGGTG CTTAGCCTGTCGCCGGTGTGTAAAGCCTCACCCGGGGAAGACCTGTTCCTGAATACCACAGGCCCTTTTGTTAACTCAGAAGAAATTGTTCCTGCATCTCTGagctcagaaaaagaaatgactCCTCAAAGTccagaagaaaagaatattttaaag CCTCAGTGTGACAGAAGGGAGATCTGCTCCATCGTGAGAATGTCACCAGACCCGAGGCCTTCCCGGCTGCACCAAGTTCCAGTTAACTCCAAAAAGTGCCACCTTCCCAAAGGAATGCCTGAAG attcTATAACGAGTACCAAAAATTGGATCTACTGTAAACGGAGATGA
- the MEIKIN gene encoding meiosis-specific kinetochore protein isoform X1, with protein MERERRLRAPFAGKAPRKKRRSSPLPEAAALPGSRAGGSQMCRRRLFGSAGPRGPEPASKRLSRAAAGLGVQEAGPAPAGKGLKKKFSGKNLPKIKENVEYTEESSSCNQSSQVTGSETTDFKIKEEEPEESSVPLKDSKLINFDNKGSLKNAEVTSSTEITLPTGVSTFLIECLDEDSAADYSTASSSLQTYSSPETFRDDDLERCNFYSMDLGKYKNSTLLDSSKALTIDKIPQMSNLSAILEPVPEDFPNQCTKRKRPSSCYSSSSALSVSATLAGKKLCKITAARERTPDLKSGMRCSSPLGPESKYGTRTAKAKRLKKKESSFNPFEEGSSSFRQLDAPENTSARSKGLTAEVLPTKPTDAVVQMTSTMLIMEENKVLKNPGNAQPLELDLSLSPVCKASPGEDLFLNTTGPFVNSEEIVPASLSSEKEMTPQSPEEKNILKPQCDRREICSIVRMSPDPRPSRLHQVPVNSKKCHLPKGMPEDSITSTKNWIYCKRR; from the exons ATGGAGCGGGAGCGCCGGCTCCGCGCTCCTTTCGCCGGGAAGGCGCCGCGCAAGAAGCGCCGCTCGTCCCCTCTACCGGAGGCGGCCGCTCTCCCGGGCAGCCGGGCCGGCGGCTCCCAGATGTGCCGGCGGCGCCTGTTCGGGAGCGCAGGGCCTCGCGGGCCCGAGCCCGCTTCTAAGCGCCTGtcccgggcggcggcggggctcGGGGTGCAGGAGGCGGGGCCCGCACCGGCGGGAAAAG GCCTGAAGAAAAAGTTCAGTGGGAAAAACTTACCaaagattaaagaaaatgttgaaTATACTGAAGAGAGCTCTTCATGCAACCAAAG CAGTCAAGTGACTGGCAGTGAAACAACAGACTTCAAGATAAAAGAAGAGGAGCCAGAAGAAAGCAGTGTACCACTGAAG GATTCCAAACTAATCAACTTTGACAATAAAGGAAGTTTGAAAAATGCTGAAGTGACTTCAA GTACAGAAATTACTCTTCCCACAGGTGTTTCCACCTTCCTCATAGAGTGTTTAGATGAAGATTCAGCTGCAGATTATAGCACTGCTAGCAGCAGCCTGCAAACTTACTCATCCCCTGAAACATTCAGAGATGATGATTTGG AAAGATGCAATTTTTACTCTATGGACCTTGGCAAGTACAAGAACTCTACTCTCCTAGACTCCAGCAAAGCACTGACCATTGATAAGATACCACAgatgtcaaatctttcagcaaTATTAG aaccTGTACCAGAGGATTTTCCAAACCAATGCACAAAAAG AAAGAGACCATCAAGTTGCTATAGCAGTTCTTCAGCATTAAGCGTGTCAGCTACACTTGCAG gaaaaaaactctGTAAAATAACAGCTGCAAGAGAGAGAACTCCAGATCTAAAAAGTGGTATGCGCTGTTCTTCACCATTAGGACCGGAAAGCAAG TATGGTACTCGAACAGCTAAAGCCAAAAggctgaagaaaaaagaaagcagtttcAATCCCTTTGAAGAAGGTTCATCATCATTTAGGCAGCTTGATGCCCCAGAAAACACGTCAGCCCGATCAAAGGGGCTGACAGCAGAAGTTCTGCCAACCAAACCCACAGATGCTGTGGTG CAAATGACTTCCACCATGCTAATCATGGAGGAAAATAAAGTCCTAAAAAATCCTGGTAATGCTCAGCCTCTAGAGCTAGAT CTTAGCCTGTCGCCGGTGTGTAAAGCCTCACCCGGGGAAGACCTGTTCCTGAATACCACAGGCCCTTTTGTTAACTCAGAAGAAATTGTTCCTGCATCTCTGagctcagaaaaagaaatgactCCTCAAAGTccagaagaaaagaatattttaaag CCTCAGTGTGACAGAAGGGAGATCTGCTCCATCGTGAGAATGTCACCAGACCCGAGGCCTTCCCGGCTGCACCAAGTTCCAGTTAACTCCAAAAAGTGCCACCTTCCCAAAGGAATGCCTGAAG attcTATAACGAGTACCAAAAATTGGATCTACTGTAAACGGAGATGA